A region of the Myxococcus stipitatus DSM 14675 genome:
AAGTGGTTGGTGCCGCGCGTGCCGGCGTTCAGGGCGGCGTGTCCGGGGATGGACCTGCGGCTGCATGCCTCGGACGAAGCCGTGGACCTCCGCGCGGGAGGCGTGGACCTGGCCGTCCGCTACGGCCGAGGGGCACACGAGGGCCTGCGCGCGGAGTTGCTGTTCCAAGACCGCTTCGCGCCGGTGTGCAGTCCTCGCCTGGGCGTGGGGGGCGTGGAGGACCTGGGGCGTCATCCGCTCATCCACTTCGAGTGGCGCCGGGTCGACGACGCGACTCCAACGTGGAGCCGATGGTTCGCGAGCGCGGGGCGGCGCTACCGGGCTCCGGGCGGCGAGCTGCGCTTCTCCGATGAGTCACACGCCATCCAGGCGGCCATCGCGGGACAGGGCATCGCGATGGTGAGCCTGGTGCTCGTGGCGGAGGAGCTGGCCAGCGGGGCGCTCGTGCAGCCCTTCGGGCCGGAGCTGGACGGCTTCGCGTATCACCTCGTCCACCTGGAGACGCCACGCCATGCCGAGCGGCTGGCGCCCATCCGTCAGTGGTTGCTCTCCGAAGCGAAGAAGCTCGAGGCGCGAGCTCCGGTGCGCAAGCGGAAGGGGAACGCCCCTCGTCGGCGCTGACGCCGCGTCAGACCTTCCACCGCCACTCGAGCCCGTCCGGCAGTTCATCGGCGGCGAACTCCAGGTGGAGCACGCGTCGGTGGCCGGG
Encoded here:
- the gcvA gene encoding transcriptional regulator GcvA gives rise to the protein MRDLPPLSALRAFEAAARHLSFKKAADELSVTPTAISHQVRQLEEWLGLRLFERHVRRVVLTKEGKELFPSMREGFDTLVRGIDALRAPPAQEVLTLSSTVAFTSKWLVPRVPAFRAACPGMDLRLHASDEAVDLRAGGVDLAVRYGRGAHEGLRAELLFQDRFAPVCSPRLGVGGVEDLGRHPLIHFEWRRVDDATPTWSRWFASAGRRYRAPGGELRFSDESHAIQAAIAGQGIAMVSLVLVAEELASGALVQPFGPELDGFAYHLVHLETPRHAERLAPIRQWLLSEAKKLEARAPVRKRKGNAPRRR